TCATTTATGAATAATACTGAGAAACTGCTTGATATACTTAAGATGGGAGAATTCTTGCAAGTCTAGGTTAAAATTTGTAGTAATTGTTCATGTATGGTTAGAATAAGCTTATTAATTTACTATAATAAATTAATGAAATGGAAAAGCGGTTGACATAAATTATATCTTATTATACAATAGATGAAACAATTTAATAAGACCTCACTTTTACAAGTGAGGTAGAGGAGCGATATTTAACAGTTCTTAGTGGAGTTTGAGAAGCAATGATGCTAAGAAGAAGGAAATACCGCCGAAGTGAATAATATTCTCAGTATTATTTGCTGGGTCTACAGTTAATAGCTGTAGGACTGTCTCAATAAACTCCCAGTTTATTGAGTGTGCTATCTCATTTGGGAAAGAGAGGAAATTATAGGCGCTATACATATAGAAACCTGAGTTTACCTCAGGTTTCTTTTATTTTGCAATAAAATAATATATTAAATTTAATTTATTAATAAAAGGAGAGATAAAAAATGAGAAAAAGATTATCGTTGTTAGTAGCAATGCTACTTTTACTAATTATTGTAGTAGCAGGATGTGGAGCAAAAGGCGATGTGAAAAGTACAATGGAAAAAGGAACAGAAAAAGATACTTTTACGGTAGGTATGGAATGTGGATATCCACCATTTAATTGGACTCAAGTAAATGATTCTAATGGCAGTGTAAAAATTGAAGGTAGTTCAGAATATGCTGGTGGATATGATATAGAGATGGCTAAAAAAATTGCTGATGGTTTAGGGAAAGAGCTAGTAGTCGTTAAAACTGAATGGGATGGTCTTATACCAGCATTATCCTCGGGAAAAATCGATGTAATTATGGCAGGTATGTCCCCTACAGAAGAACGTAAAAAGACTATAGATTTTTCGGATAACTATTATAAATCAGATTTAGTTATGGTAGTTAAAAAAGGTGGAGAATATGAAGGAGCTAATTCAATTCAGGATTTCAAAGGAGCAAAAGTAACTGGCCAATTAAATACATTTCACTATTCAGTAATTAGTCAAATTGAAGGAGTGGTGGAAGAACCAGCTATGGATAATTTTACAGCTATGAGAGTTGCTCTTGAATCTGGAATGATTGATGGATATGTATCAGAGCGACCAGAAGGTATTAGTGCTGAATCTGCCAACGATAAATTTAAAATGGTAGAATTTAAAGATGGTTTTACAACATCCGATGATGATACGGCAATTGCTGTAGGTATTACAAAGGATAGTGAATTAACTAAGAAAATTAACGAGATTCTTTCAAATATTTCAGAAGAAGAACGTACAAACATTATGGATAATGCTATTAAGAATCAACCAGCAGCTGAGTAATACATGTTTTATATTATTTTTTAGGGGAGAGGAAAAATGAGTTATGAATGGGTAGTAAAAATTATTTCAGAAAATTGGACAATGTTTCTACAGGGGGCAGGTGTAACTCTTTATATTTCTATAATTGGTACTATATTAGGATTTATTATAGGTTTACTAGTAGGGATTATACGGACGATTCCAGCACCTAAACAGGGAATTAAAAAAGCTATTCTTAAAATTGTCAATATTGTTTTATCTATTTATATAGAAGTATTTCGTGGAACGCCTATGATTGTACAAGCTATGGTGGTCTATTATGGGTCTGCTTTAGCCTTTGGTGTAGACATGAATAGGTTGTCAGCAGCTCTTTTCATAGTATCCATTAACACAGGAGCTTATATGTCGGAAATTGTTAGAGGTGGTATTATTGCTATTGATAAAGGACAATTTGAGGCTGCTCATGCAATAGGTATGAATCATATTCAAACTATGAACAATGTTATATTACCACAAGTGATCCGTAATATTTTGCCAGCAACAGGTAACGAGTTTGTAATAAATATAAAGGATACATCAGTGCTCAATGTAATTTCCGTAACAGAACTATATTTTCAAACAAAAACAATTGCAGGAAATAACTTTAGATATTTTGAATCCTTCTTTGTTGCTTCCGTAATTTATTTTATAATGACTTTTACGGTGACAAGAATTTTGCGTTTTATTGAGAAAAAGTTAGATGGACCAGAAAATTATGTTATATATGCTAATCAAATGCAGGTAGAAAAGCCTGAAGATATAGCGTATAGAATAAACAATAGTGATGTTATTTAGTGCCAAAACATTTAAGATAAAAATATAATTGTTATTTAATAATTGGTTCTAAATATATTATATGTGGAGGGTTAGTTGTGAAGGAGATAATTAATATACAGCATTTAAGCAAATCTTTTGGGACTCGTGAAGTATTAAAGGACATTGATTTTTCTGTAAAAGAAGGAGAGGTAGTATGTATTATTGGTTCGTCTGGATCTGGGAAATCAACCCTTCTTCGTTGTATTAATCTTTTAGAAAAGTCCAGTGGTGGGGAAATTATTTACAAAGGAGAAAATATTTTAGATGAAGATCATGATATTTACTCTTATCGTACTAAATTAGGCATGGTATTTCAGCAATTTAACTTGTTTAATAATTATAATGTTTTAAATAATTGCATAGTAGGTCAAACAAAAGTCTTAAAACGTTCTAGGGAAGAAGCTGAAAAAGTAGCTATGAAATATTTAAAAGTTGTTGAAATGGATCAATATATTAATGCCAAACCAAAACAATTATCAGGAGGTCAAAAGCAACGTGTAGCTATTGCTAGAGCTCTTTCAATGGAACCAGATGTTATGTTATTTGATGAGCCGACGTCGGCTCTTGATCCAGAAATGGTAGAGGAGGTTCTTAAAGTTATGAAAGAACTTGGCCAAATTGGGCTTACTATGTTAATAGTAACTCATGAAATGGAATTTGCAAGAGATATAGCAGATCGTATAGTATTTATGGATCAAGGAGTTATTGTAGAAGAAGGAAGTCCCAAAGAAATTTTTAATAATCCAAAGCAAAAACGTACAAAAGAGTTTTTAAAACGTACCTTAAGATAATATTAATAAAATTTTATATGCTGTTATGAAGTAAAATATAGTAGCATAATATTAAGATAGAAATTATTTGTAATCTATACTAGGACTTTAAAAATACTCTTTCTTGATAAGGATTTTTAAAATCTTTATCAGAAAGAGTATTTTTTAATCATTATTTAGATATGAGTATTTTTTTTCTAAAGGCTTTATAGATTTTATTATGGAACTACCAAGACATACTTCATCTTTATATAAAACTGCAACTTGACCAGGTGTCACTGCTTTAACAGGTTTGTCATATTTTATATGAAGGTTTCCATCATCTAAAATACATACTGTTACAGGTATATCTGATTGTCTATATCTAAATTTAGCAGTGCATTTTAATGGCATATTAGGGGCTCTTTTCAATATCCATGAAGGTGATTCTCCAATTAGTGAAGTGGAATATAAAGCTGGATGGTTTTTGCCTTGTGCAACATAAAGTATATTCTTTTTTAAATTTTTCCCAGCTACAAACCAAGGTTCTCCTGTTCCCACTCCCCCTATGCCTATTCCTCTTCTTTGACCTAAAGTATAGTGAATAAGTCCAGCATGTTTACCTACTTTATTTCCATCTACATCCATTATATTTCCCTCTTTTGCAAGAAGGTATTTATCTAAAAATTTATCAAAGTTTCTCTCGCCTATAAAGCATATACCTGTTGAATCCTTCTTTTTTGCAGTATATAAATTATGCTTATTTGCCAATTCTCTAACTTGACTTTTTTCTAAATGTCCTATAGGAAATAAGGTTTTAGAAAGTGCTTTTTGACCTATTCTTGATAGAAAATAGCTTTGATCTTTGTTATTATCTTTTCCCCGTAATAGATAATAATCCCCGTTTCTTTCTTCAACTTGTGCATAATGGCCCATAGCTATATAATCAGCATCTAAAGTTAAAGCATAGTCTAAAAAAGCATTAAATTTAATTTCTTGGTTGCACATTACATCAGGGTTAGGAGTTCTTCCCTTTTTATATTCATCTAGAAAATAAGTAAAAACTCTATCCCAGTATTCTTCTTCAAAGTTTATAGTATAATATGGTATATCTAATTGATGGGCAACTCTTCTTGCATCATCAGAATCTTCAGTAGCTGTACATACACCATTTTCATCTTTTTCATCCCAATTTTTCATAAAGAGTCCGATAACTTCATAGCCTGCTTCTTTAAGTAGTAAAGCAGAAACAGATGAGTCAACTCCACCACTCATACCTAGTATTACTTTTTTATCCATAAGTTTCTCTCCTTTTCTTTGAAAATCTTATTAGATTCCCATATAGTATTATACTATAGTATTTCCTAATATGGTAATATAGAATTAGTAATAGAAGATAAAATTATTATAGATAAAAATGGGATATAAATCTGTTATCTTTAATAATTAAAGAAGAATTAAAAAAGTAGCAGAATAGATAGCAAGACCTGAGAAATTAACGGGTAAAAATTTACTATTAAATAGGGGTTTTCATGGGTCTTGGCACAGCAGATATAATGGATATAGAGATAAGAAGACTTAGGATTAACATATAAAAAATAAAAGGTGTAGGAAATGAATTTAATGAAAAGGGCGTTAAAATGAGGTTTATGGGGTAGAAATAAAACATTAAGGTAATTACCCTAATGTTTTATTTCTACTCTTCAATTACTATGTCATAGGTAACAGATGTAGCCTTCTTCAACATAGCAGAAACACCGCAATATCTTTCTTGTGATAGTGATATAGCTCTTTCTATTTTTTCTTTAGGAAGATTTTTTCCTTTAAAATTAAAAGTTAAATGAATATTTTCATAAACTTTTGGGTGTTCTTCCGTATTATCTGCCTCTACTTCAATATTTAAATCTTCTGGCTCTACTTTCATTTTATTCAATATTGACATAACATCAATACCAGTACAACCAATTAATCCTACTAATAGAAGTTGTTTAGGACGTGGTCCAAGGTCATTGCCTCCTATTTCCTCAGAAGCGTCGGTAATAAATTTATGACCATCAAGATCCATTTCAAACCCCATATTTCCTTTTAAATTGGCTTTTAATTTTGTTTTGCTCATAGACTGAACTCCTTTCTGCTAGTTCTATAATTATAGTACCCAATAAATTTAAAACTAAAAAACTCCAGAAAAAATATATACCTAATTTTTATTAAAATGTTTAGGAATATTATGAATGGGTATAAATGAACGTATGCTAAAACATATAAATACATTGGAAAGGATGTTGGTATTAATTGAGTATTCTGATGGAGAAGTTAAAAGAAGTTATATTTGCAGTACTTCCAATCACTATTATAGTATTAATACTTAACTTTACCGTTGCTCCTATAGGAGCAAATTTAGTTTGGAGATTTATAATAGGGGCAATATTTATAATATTTGGATTGGCTATATTTTTATTTGGAGCTGATATAGGTATACAACCTATAGGTTCTCTTATGGGTTCATCTATTACAAAAAGAAAAAAATTATGGATAATGATATTTTTTGGATTTATCCTTGGATTCCTTATAAGTATTGCTGAACCAGATTTACAAGTATTAGCTAGGCAAGTAAATGAAGTAACTTCAGGAGCAATAACTCAGGCAAGATTAGTAATCGTAGTTTCAATAGGAGTAGGTGTATTAGTTGCTTTAGGGTTGGTAAGAATAGTATTTAATATACCTATTAATAAACTTTTTACGGTATTATACGGAATCATATTTGTCCTTGTAATATTTGCACCTGAATCATTCTTGGGAATAGCTTTTGATTCAGGGGGAGCAACTACAGGCTCTATGACAGTTCCATTTATTCTGGCCTTAGGCTTAGGAGTTTCTTCTACTCAAGGAGGAAAAGCATCTGAAGAAGATAGCTTTGGTTTGCTTGGGTTAGCATCAGCTGGGCCTATGATGGCGGTTCTTACTATGGGTATATTTTCAGGTATAGAATCGTTAACAGGAAGTTTACCCAATTATCCTGAAAATATAAATGGTATATTATATCCTTTTGTAGAAGAGATCCCTAAGTTATTACTTGAAGTGACATTGGCTTTGCTACCATTATTAATTTTATTTTTGCTATTTCAAATGTTGTTTTTTAAATTGTCAAAAAAAGAGTTAAGAAGAATATTGAAAGGATTGGTATATACCTTTATAGGGTTTACTATGTTTCTTACAGGAGTAAATGCAGGGTTTATGGAGGCTGGTAGTGCTATAGGCCATGCTGTTGCATCTGTAGAAAATAATTGGATTGTTATACCTATAGGATTTTTCTTAGGATTTACAGTAATATTAGCTGAACCAGCAGTGTATATATTAAATGAACAAATTGAAGATGTTACTAGTGGACATATAAAAAAGAAAGTTATTTTATATACTCTATCTATAGGAGTTGCGATAGCAGTATCACTTTCTATGGTAAGAATATTGGTTCCAAAAGTTAGATTATGGCATTTTCTTGTACCAGGTTATTTAGTGGCAGTAGTTTTAACATATTTTGCACCTACTTTGTTTGTTGGGATTGCTTTTGACTCTGGTGGAGTGGCTTCCGGGCCTATGACTGCAACTTTTATACTGGCTTTTGCTCAGGGGGTAGCGGAAGCAACTGAAGGAGCAAATGTATTAATTGATGCATTTGGAGTAATTGCTATGGTAGCATTGACGCCTCTAATTGCTATACAGGTTTTAGGAGTAATATATAATTATAAGGCTACAAAAAAAGGGGTGGAGTAAGGTGGGATTAAATATGGTTGATGAAGAAAATATTTTGACTTTCGTTGTAGTAAACTCAGGTATAGGAAGTAAAGTTTTAGATGAGGCTAAAAAGATTGGGGCATCAGGAGGAACTATTTTTTTAGGCAAGGGTACAGTTAAAAATCATATTTTAGAATTTTTAGGTCTTGATAGGGTGAAAAAGGAAATAGTTTTGATAGTTTCAGAAAAACAACTTGAAAACCAAATTCATGAAACTCTAACCAAAAAGTGTCATATAGATAAGCCTAATCATGGAATAGTTTTTTCTACATCTTTAAACAAAGTTATAGGTTTAGAAATTAGTAAAGAATCTATTAATGAACCTAAAACAGGAGGTAATTATGAAATGGATGAATATGAAGCTATTTTTACTATAGTAGAAAGAGGGCTTGGGCAAGAAGTTATAGATGTTGCTAATTCAGCAGGTTCTAGGGGAGCTACTATTATAAATGCAAGAGGTTCTGGTATTCATGAGGAAGAAACCTTTTTCGCAATGCGTATTGAACCAGAAAAAGAAATAGTTATGATAATAATTGAGAAAGAAAAATCTGATAAAGTGATTAAATCTATAAAAGACGCTTTGCATATTGATGAAAAAGGTAAAGGGATAATGTTTGTTATGGATGTGAATAAAACTTCAGGTTTGTTTAAAGAGGATGATTAAGATTAACTAACTAAATATATAATATATGAAATGTACATTCAATTGAAGAGGTGGAAAGTATGAAGTTTATAATACCTATAACAGTTGGAGCAGTTATTGGATATATTACTAATTGGTTTGCTATAAAGATGTTGTTTAGACCTCATTATGAAAAGAAATTTTTAGGTATTCATGTTCCTTTTACCCCAGGTCTTATTCCAAAAGAAAAAGGTAGAATAGCAAAAAGTGTAGGAGATACAGTAGGTGCATATCTTTTGTCTCCTGAAATAATTATGAAATCTATATCTAATGATGAAAATAATGATAAGGTAAGAACATGGGTAGAACATAATATAAATAGTTTAAAAGAAAGCAATAAATCTATAAAAGATTTAGTTCCAAATCTTGATGAAGAAAAATATAATAATTTCTTAAATGCAGTATCAGAAAATGTTACCAATCTTATTTGTTCAGGAATCAAGAATAAAGGTTCTAAACATAAGGAAACAGAACTATCTGAAGAGGAAATTTATAATAAAATAAATGAGTTAGAATATGATCAAAAGACCTTAGAAGAAATAATTCCAGATAATATTGTTAGTGATATTAAAGAGTATGTTGAAAGACATGATGAAGATATAACAAATGGATTACGAAGCATATTTGAAACACCTTCTATACAAATGAAGATTAAGGGCTCCATTGCTGAAGTTGTTTCACAAAATGTAAGTAGATTAATAACTAGATTTGTAAGTACTGAATTAATTGTGGAGAAAATATTTGCAGCAATTGAAGGTTATATTTATAGTCCTAAAATTAATAAGTATATTACATTTATTATTACAACATCAATAGATAAGCTTTTAGAAAGTAAAATATCTACACAAAACCTATATAGTAACATGTCCTTAATTGTACGCAAGAATATTAAAGAAATTATAAATAAGCCTATATCTCATATTATTGGGGATATAGATGAAACTATTGTTACTAAAATTGCTGATTTTTCGAAAAAGATTTTTGAGGACTTCACAAAAAATAGATTGCCATATATTGTAGAATTATTAGATATTTCAAAAGTGGTTGAAGACGAAATAAATAGATTCGATGTAGCCTTTGCAGAAGAAATTATAATTGAAATAGCTAATAAAGAATTAAAAGCGATAACATGGCTAGGAGCACTTTTGGGGGGATAATGGGTATATTAATGCCTTTTTTAACAATGCTTTCTACCACTTAATAGGATATACTAATAGTATATCCTATATTTAATTTCAGGGTATAGTTACTGGGGAAGGTGATATTATGGCTAGTATTGAAATTCATCCTAAATTTAAAAAAATGTTAAAAAAGTTAGATAATTTAAAGGAACAACTTTCGGTTATTATAGAAGATAGAGAGTATTTAATATATCATAAAGCTGTATATTTAGAAACAGAATACATAAACAAGGTTGGAAAATTAGAATATGAATTATTTAAGTTAGAATGTAATATATCTCGTATAAGGCGAAAAATTGCCATGGTACAGGCAGCAATTAACTTACAAGAGCCCATAAATGAAATTGAAATAGATGAAGAATTAGATAAAGAATA
This Tissierellales bacterium DNA region includes the following protein-coding sequences:
- a CDS encoding transporter substrate-binding domain-containing protein — translated: MRKRLSLLVAMLLLLIIVVAGCGAKGDVKSTMEKGTEKDTFTVGMECGYPPFNWTQVNDSNGSVKIEGSSEYAGGYDIEMAKKIADGLGKELVVVKTEWDGLIPALSSGKIDVIMAGMSPTEERKKTIDFSDNYYKSDLVMVVKKGGEYEGANSIQDFKGAKVTGQLNTFHYSVISQIEGVVEEPAMDNFTAMRVALESGMIDGYVSERPEGISAESANDKFKMVEFKDGFTTSDDDTAIAVGITKDSELTKKINEILSNISEEERTNIMDNAIKNQPAAE
- a CDS encoding amino acid ABC transporter permease, with the translated sequence MSYEWVVKIISENWTMFLQGAGVTLYISIIGTILGFIIGLLVGIIRTIPAPKQGIKKAILKIVNIVLSIYIEVFRGTPMIVQAMVVYYGSALAFGVDMNRLSAALFIVSINTGAYMSEIVRGGIIAIDKGQFEAAHAIGMNHIQTMNNVILPQVIRNILPATGNEFVINIKDTSVLNVISVTELYFQTKTIAGNNFRYFESFFVASVIYFIMTFTVTRILRFIEKKLDGPENYVIYANQMQVEKPEDIAYRINNSDVI
- a CDS encoding amino acid ABC transporter ATP-binding protein; this translates as MKEIINIQHLSKSFGTREVLKDIDFSVKEGEVVCIIGSSGSGKSTLLRCINLLEKSSGGEIIYKGENILDEDHDIYSYRTKLGMVFQQFNLFNNYNVLNNCIVGQTKVLKRSREEAEKVAMKYLKVVEMDQYINAKPKQLSGGQKQRVAIARALSMEPDVMLFDEPTSALDPEMVEEVLKVMKELGQIGLTMLIVTHEMEFARDIADRIVFMDQGVIVEEGSPKEIFNNPKQKRTKEFLKRTLR
- the mnmA gene encoding tRNA 2-thiouridine(34) synthase MnmA codes for the protein MDKKVILGMSGGVDSSVSALLLKEAGYEVIGLFMKNWDEKDENGVCTATEDSDDARRVAHQLDIPYYTINFEEEYWDRVFTYFLDEYKKGRTPNPDVMCNQEIKFNAFLDYALTLDADYIAMGHYAQVEERNGDYYLLRGKDNNKDQSYFLSRIGQKALSKTLFPIGHLEKSQVRELANKHNLYTAKKKDSTGICFIGERNFDKFLDKYLLAKEGNIMDVDGNKVGKHAGLIHYTLGQRRGIGIGGVGTGEPWFVAGKNLKKNILYVAQGKNHPALYSTSLIGESPSWILKRAPNMPLKCTAKFRYRQSDIPVTVCILDDGNLHIKYDKPVKAVTPGQVAVLYKDEVCLGSSIIKSIKPLEKKYSYLNND
- a CDS encoding OsmC family protein; protein product: MSKTKLKANLKGNMGFEMDLDGHKFITDASEEIGGNDLGPRPKQLLLVGLIGCTGIDVMSILNKMKVEPEDLNIEVEADNTEEHPKVYENIHLTFNFKGKNLPKEKIERAISLSQERYCGVSAMLKKATSVTYDIVIEE
- a CDS encoding DUF1538 domain-containing protein, translated to MEKLKEVIFAVLPITIIVLILNFTVAPIGANLVWRFIIGAIFIIFGLAIFLFGADIGIQPIGSLMGSSITKRKKLWIMIFFGFILGFLISIAEPDLQVLARQVNEVTSGAITQARLVIVVSIGVGVLVALGLVRIVFNIPINKLFTVLYGIIFVLVIFAPESFLGIAFDSGGATTGSMTVPFILALGLGVSSTQGGKASEEDSFGLLGLASAGPMMAVLTMGIFSGIESLTGSLPNYPENINGILYPFVEEIPKLLLEVTLALLPLLILFLLFQMLFFKLSKKELRRILKGLVYTFIGFTMFLTGVNAGFMEAGSAIGHAVASVENNWIVIPIGFFLGFTVILAEPAVYILNEQIEDVTSGHIKKKVILYTLSIGVAIAVSLSMVRILVPKVRLWHFLVPGYLVAVVLTYFAPTLFVGIAFDSGGVASGPMTATFILAFAQGVAEATEGANVLIDAFGVIAMVALTPLIAIQVLGVIYNYKATKKGVE
- a CDS encoding P-II family nitrogen regulator, with product MVDEENILTFVVVNSGIGSKVLDEAKKIGASGGTIFLGKGTVKNHILEFLGLDRVKKEIVLIVSEKQLENQIHETLTKKCHIDKPNHGIVFSTSLNKVIGLEISKESINEPKTGGNYEMDEYEAIFTIVERGLGQEVIDVANSAGSRGATIINARGSGIHEEETFFAMRIEPEKEIVMIIIEKEKSDKVIKSIKDALHIDEKGKGIMFVMDVNKTSGLFKEDD
- a CDS encoding DUF445 family protein yields the protein MKFIIPITVGAVIGYITNWFAIKMLFRPHYEKKFLGIHVPFTPGLIPKEKGRIAKSVGDTVGAYLLSPEIIMKSISNDENNDKVRTWVEHNINSLKESNKSIKDLVPNLDEEKYNNFLNAVSENVTNLICSGIKNKGSKHKETELSEEEIYNKINELEYDQKTLEEIIPDNIVSDIKEYVERHDEDITNGLRSIFETPSIQMKIKGSIAEVVSQNVSRLITRFVSTELIVEKIFAAIEGYIYSPKINKYITFIITTSIDKLLESKISTQNLYSNMSLIVRKNIKEIINKPISHIIGDIDETIVTKIADFSKKIFEDFTKNRLPYIVELLDISKVVEDEINRFDVAFAEEIIIEIANKELKAITWLGALLGG